A segment of the Candidatus Zixiibacteriota bacterium genome:
CGCCTGACCATGAACGGCCGGAAACAGACCGGACTCGTAGCGCTGACATCGGTTGAGGAATATGATAACGGCATCGTCAAAAAGCACGAGCACACCCGTCCTGAAAAAGTGAAAGACCGCGCCAACCATATTATCGCCTGCCGGGCACAGGTCTCACCAGTTCTGTCCACATTCAAGCAAGACCCAACCATAGCTGAGATCTTCAGGAAAATTAGTGCGTCCAAGTCTGTTGTGGATTTTAGAAGCGATGATGATGTCAACCACGAATTTTGGGTTGTGAATGATATAGAAACAATCAAAGCGCTCATTGAAGCATTCGCTAAACTGCCATTACTTTATATAGCCGATGGCCACCACCGATGCGAGGCCGCATCGGATGTCGCGCGGCAGATGAGAGACGAGAATCCTCGGCACACAGGGGACGAGCCCTATAATTATTTTCTCAATGGCCTCTTTGCGGACAGCGGTCTGCATATCATGCCATATAACCGGGTGATTCGGGATACGAATGGTCTGACACCTGAAGCATTATTGGAAAGAGTGAAGGAAAAATTTGACCTGAAACTTTCATCAGTCGCTGTCGCCCCCACAAAACCGCACCAGTTCGGGCTTTATTGCGAAAAGCAATGGTACCTTCTCAACGCCAAGGAAGGTAGTTTCGATGCCAACCATCACACCAAGTCAATCGATGCCGCAATTCTGGCTGACAACCTTATCAGCCCTGTTTTGGGAATACACAACCAGCGCACCGATAAACGGATTGATTTTGTGGGTGGCATACGGGGAACCGCGGAACTTGTGCGACTAGTCGATTCGGGAGATTTTTCTTTGGCCTTTTCTCTCTACCCGACAAGCATCGAACAACTGCTTCGGGTGGCCGATGCTGGCGAAGTCATGCCCCCAAAATCAACATGGTTCGAACCGAAACTGCGCTCAGGACTCATTGTCCACCTGCTGGCCGAATGACTACCAAAGGAATATGATGCTCATTTTTATCGCCGATGCCTTCGATTCAAGCCTGCCATCCCTGTTGAAAAAATATGGAGAAGTCACAGACGACAAGAACAAGTTACCCGAAGCCGAGATCGCGCTGGTTCGAAGCAAAACCAAAGTCACCCGCGACTTTATTGACAAAGCCGAAAAATTGAAAATGGTCATTCGCGGCGGTGTAGGAATGGATACTATC
Coding sequences within it:
- a CDS encoding DUF1015 family protein, producing the protein MATIRPFKGLRVAPALAPRVATPPYDTLSGTEARELAEGKPYSFLLIDRPDIEFPDNYDPYDETVYTLGRENLDRFMGNKTFIQDSQPCFYLYRLTMNGRKQTGLVALTSVEEYDNGIVKKHEHTRPEKVKDRANHIIACRAQVSPVLSTFKQDPTIAEIFRKISASKSVVDFRSDDDVNHEFWVVNDIETIKALIEAFAKLPLLYIADGHHRCEAASDVARQMRDENPRHTGDEPYNYFLNGLFADSGLHIMPYNRVIRDTNGLTPEALLERVKEKFDLKLSSVAVAPTKPHQFGLYCEKQWYLLNAKEGSFDANHHTKSIDAAILADNLISPVLGIHNQRTDKRIDFVGGIRGTAELVRLVDSGDFSLAFSLYPTSIEQLLRVADAGEVMPPKSTWFEPKLRSGLIVHLLAE